One Melanotaenia boesemani isolate fMelBoe1 chromosome 8, fMelBoe1.pri, whole genome shotgun sequence DNA segment encodes these proteins:
- the LOC121644742 gene encoding uncharacterized protein LOC121644742, giving the protein MRATVIDHVIVHGMTMTEAGQRVQPNLSRFSVGTIIRAFREHNRVERLPFAGGRASRFTPAQEVLIVDMVRENNVIRLREIRERIIGDNLNFPTIDNVSLTTIDRVLKRQRVRMKQAYRVPFERNSGRIKHLRHQYVQRMFQLESMARPHEFIFVDEAGFNLTKRRRRGRNIIGQRAIVDVPGQRGGNITLCAAMSSRGLLHRHAELGAYNTERLLTFLGELRDVLHDNDHLNARPADHHDQQIPGPADLPIYVILWDNVSFHRSIQVREWFNINQQFINVCLPPYSPFLNPIEEFFSAWRWKVYDRQPYTRENLLRAMDLACDDVAVEAFQGWVRHARAFFPRCLAMDNIACDVDEVLWPDPARRRDASP; this is encoded by the exons ATGAGAGCAACAGTCATTGACCACGTCATTGTCCACGGCATGACAATGACCGAAGCGGGACAACGAGTCCAACCAAACCTCAGCAGATTCTCAGTGGGCACCATTATTCGGGCCTTCAGAGAACACAACAG AGTTGAAAGATTGCCATTTGCAGGTGGGAGGGCTTCCAGATTCACACCAGCCCAAGAGGTCCTCATTGTGGATATGGTTCGGGAGAACAATGTGATCAGACTACGGGAGATACGGGAGAGGATCATTGGTGACAATTTGAACTTTCCGACCATTGACAATGTCAGCCTGACAACCATAGACAGAGTCCTCAAGCGCCAGAGAGTAAGAATGAAGCAGGCCTATAGGGTACCCTTTGAGCGCAACTCTGGAAGAATAAAACACCTCCGTCACCAGTATGTGCAA AGGATGTTCCAGTTGGAGTCCATGGCCAGACcccatgaatttatatttgtggATGAGGCTGGCTTCAACCTcacaaaaaggaggaggagaggccgTAACATCATAGGACAGAGAGCTATCGTTGATGTGCCCGGCCAACGTGGAggaaacatcactctctgcgcTGCCATGAGTTCTAGAGGGCTTCTCCACCGGCATGCTGAACTTGGTGCCTACAACACTGAGCGTCTCCTCACCTTCCTAGGAGAGCTCAGAGATGTTTTGCATGACAATGACCACCTGAATGCTCGGCCAGCAGATCACCACGACCAGCAGATTCCTGGGCCAGCTGATCTTCCCATATACGTCATCCTCTGGGACAATGTTAGCTTCCATCGCAGCATCCAGGTCAGAGAGTGGTTTAACATCAATCAGCAATTTATTAATGTGTGTCTGCCACCCTACTCTCCGTTCCTAAACCCAATAGAGGAGTTCTTCTCAGCATGGCGGTGGAAGGTCTATGACCGCCAACCTTACACTAGAGAGAACCTTCTCAGGGCTATGGACCTGGCCTGTGAtgatgtggctgtggaggcgTTCCAAGGCTGGGTGCGGCATGCCAGGGCATTCTTCCCACGTTGTTTGGCTATGGACAATATTGCCTGTGACGTTGATGAGGTCCTGTGGCCCGACCCAGCCCGACGACGTGATGCCTCTCCATGA